In Rissa tridactyla isolate bRisTri1 chromosome 2, bRisTri1.patW.cur.20221130, whole genome shotgun sequence, a single window of DNA contains:
- the NT5C3A gene encoding cytosolic 5'-nucleotidase 3A isoform X3, producing MPEFQKKTVHIKDPGRVEEIICGLIKGGAAKLQIITDFDMTLSRFSYNGKRCPTCHNIIDNSKLITEECRKKLLQLKETYYAIEIDPALTIEEKYPYMVEWYNKSHALLIEQGLQKDKFAEIVRESDVMLKEGYENFFDKLSEHNIPVFIFSAGIGDILEEVIHQAGVYHSNVKVVSNFMDFDENGILKGFKGELIHVYNKHDGALKNTEYFKQLKDNSNIILLGDSQGDLSMADGVANVEHILKIGYLNDKVDELLEKYMDSYDIVLVKDESLEVANSILQKIL from the exons ATGCCAGAATTTCAGAAGAAGACTGTCCATATTAAGGACCCAGGGAGAGTAGAAGAGATTATTTGTGGCCTCATCAAAGGTGGAGCTGCCAAACTTCAG ATTATTACAGATTTTGATATGACATTAAGTAGATTTTCCTACAACGGAAAAAGATGTCCAACTTGTCATa ACATCATTGATAACTCTAAGCTCATCACAGAGGAATGTCGGAAAAAG ttatTGCAGCTGAAAGAAACCTATTATGCTATTGAAATTGATCCAGCTCTCACTATTGAAGAAAAATATCCATATATGGTAGAATG GTACAATAAATCTCATGCCCTACTCATTGAACAAGGCTTACAAAAGGATAAGTTTGCAGAAATTGTGAGGGAATCTGATGTTATGCTGAA AGAAGGATATGAGAACTTCTTTGATAAGCTCAGTGAACATAATATTCCCGTGTTCATATTTTCTGCTGGGATTGGGGACATTCTTGAGGAAGTTATCCACCAGGCTGGAGTCTACCATTCTAATGTCAAAGTGGTTTCCAATTTCATGGATTTTGATGAAAAT GGAATATTAAAAGGATTTAAAGGAGAATTGATTCATGTTTACAACAAACATGATGGTGCCTTGAAGAATACAGAGTACTTCAAACAACTAAAAGACAACAGTAATATCATACTGCTGGGTGACTCCCAAGGAGACTTGAGTATGGCAGATGGAGTTGCAAATGTTGAACACATTCTTAAGATCGGCTATCTCAATGACAAA GTAGACGAGCTTTTGGAAAAATATATGGACTCTTACGATATTGTCTTGGTGAAAGATGAATCCCTGGAAGTTGCCAACTCCATCCTACAGAAAATCCTGTAA
- the NT5C3A gene encoding cytosolic 5'-nucleotidase 3A isoform X1 produces MDRTAVAKMGAVASASVCALVGGVVLAQYIFTMKKKTGRKTKIIEMMPEFQKKTVHIKDPGRVEEIICGLIKGGAAKLQIITDFDMTLSRFSYNGKRCPTCHNIIDNSKLITEECRKKLLQLKETYYAIEIDPALTIEEKYPYMVEWYNKSHALLIEQGLQKDKFAEIVRESDVMLKEGYENFFDKLSEHNIPVFIFSAGIGDILEEVIHQAGVYHSNVKVVSNFMDFDENGILKGFKGELIHVYNKHDGALKNTEYFKQLKDNSNIILLGDSQGDLSMADGVANVEHILKIGYLNDKVDELLEKYMDSYDIVLVKDESLEVANSILQKIL; encoded by the exons ATGGACAGGACCGCCGTGGCGAAGATGGGAGCGGTGGCCAGCGCCAGCGTGTGCGCCCTGGTGGGCGGGGTGGTGCTGGCCCAGTACATCTTCACCATGAAGAAGAAGACGGGCAGGAAGACCAAGATCATCGAGATG ATGCCAGAATTTCAGAAGAAGACTGTCCATATTAAGGACCCAGGGAGAGTAGAAGAGATTATTTGTGGCCTCATCAAAGGTGGAGCTGCCAAACTTCAG ATTATTACAGATTTTGATATGACATTAAGTAGATTTTCCTACAACGGAAAAAGATGTCCAACTTGTCATa ACATCATTGATAACTCTAAGCTCATCACAGAGGAATGTCGGAAAAAG ttatTGCAGCTGAAAGAAACCTATTATGCTATTGAAATTGATCCAGCTCTCACTATTGAAGAAAAATATCCATATATGGTAGAATG GTACAATAAATCTCATGCCCTACTCATTGAACAAGGCTTACAAAAGGATAAGTTTGCAGAAATTGTGAGGGAATCTGATGTTATGCTGAA AGAAGGATATGAGAACTTCTTTGATAAGCTCAGTGAACATAATATTCCCGTGTTCATATTTTCTGCTGGGATTGGGGACATTCTTGAGGAAGTTATCCACCAGGCTGGAGTCTACCATTCTAATGTCAAAGTGGTTTCCAATTTCATGGATTTTGATGAAAAT GGAATATTAAAAGGATTTAAAGGAGAATTGATTCATGTTTACAACAAACATGATGGTGCCTTGAAGAATACAGAGTACTTCAAACAACTAAAAGACAACAGTAATATCATACTGCTGGGTGACTCCCAAGGAGACTTGAGTATGGCAGATGGAGTTGCAAATGTTGAACACATTCTTAAGATCGGCTATCTCAATGACAAA GTAGACGAGCTTTTGGAAAAATATATGGACTCTTACGATATTGTCTTGGTGAAAGATGAATCCCTGGAAGTTGCCAACTCCATCCTACAGAAAATCCTGTAA
- the NT5C3A gene encoding cytosolic 5'-nucleotidase 3A isoform X4: protein MDRTAVAKMGAVASASVCALVGGVVLAQYIFTMKKKTAYMQALRLWTLLATYAVAVGQNQGQKNQECPKLNAQMPEFQKKTVHIKDPGRVEEIICGLIKGGAAKLQIITDFDMTLSRFSYNGKRCPTCHNIIDNSKLITEECRKKLLQLKETYYAIEIDPALTIEEKYPYMVEWYNKSHALLIEQGLQKDKFAEIVRESDVMLKEGYENFFDKLSEHNIPVFIFSAGIGDILEEVIHQAGVYHSNVKVVSNFMDFDENGILKGFKGELIHVYNKHDGALKNTEYFKQLKDNSNIILLGDSQGDLSMADGVANVEHILKIGYLNDKVDELLEKYMDSYDIVLVKDESLEVANSILQKIL from the exons ATGGACAGGACCGCCGTGGCGAAGATGGGAGCGGTGGCCAGCGCCAGCGTGTGCGCCCTGGTGGGCGGGGTGGTGCTGGCCCAGTACATCTTCACCATGAAGAAGAAGACGG CCTATATGCAAGCCCTGCGTCTCTGGACTCTGCTTGCCACCTATGCTGTTGCAGTAGGACAAAATCAAGGACAGAAGAATCAGGAGTGCCCTAAGCTCAACGCACAG ATGCCAGAATTTCAGAAGAAGACTGTCCATATTAAGGACCCAGGGAGAGTAGAAGAGATTATTTGTGGCCTCATCAAAGGTGGAGCTGCCAAACTTCAG ATTATTACAGATTTTGATATGACATTAAGTAGATTTTCCTACAACGGAAAAAGATGTCCAACTTGTCATa ACATCATTGATAACTCTAAGCTCATCACAGAGGAATGTCGGAAAAAG ttatTGCAGCTGAAAGAAACCTATTATGCTATTGAAATTGATCCAGCTCTCACTATTGAAGAAAAATATCCATATATGGTAGAATG GTACAATAAATCTCATGCCCTACTCATTGAACAAGGCTTACAAAAGGATAAGTTTGCAGAAATTGTGAGGGAATCTGATGTTATGCTGAA AGAAGGATATGAGAACTTCTTTGATAAGCTCAGTGAACATAATATTCCCGTGTTCATATTTTCTGCTGGGATTGGGGACATTCTTGAGGAAGTTATCCACCAGGCTGGAGTCTACCATTCTAATGTCAAAGTGGTTTCCAATTTCATGGATTTTGATGAAAAT GGAATATTAAAAGGATTTAAAGGAGAATTGATTCATGTTTACAACAAACATGATGGTGCCTTGAAGAATACAGAGTACTTCAAACAACTAAAAGACAACAGTAATATCATACTGCTGGGTGACTCCCAAGGAGACTTGAGTATGGCAGATGGAGTTGCAAATGTTGAACACATTCTTAAGATCGGCTATCTCAATGACAAA GTAGACGAGCTTTTGGAAAAATATATGGACTCTTACGATATTGTCTTGGTGAAAGATGAATCCCTGGAAGTTGCCAACTCCATCCTACAGAAAATCCTGTAA
- the NT5C3A gene encoding cytosolic 5'-nucleotidase 3A isoform X2, whose translation MQALRLWTLLATYAVAVGQNQGQKNQECPKLNAQMPEFQKKTVHIKDPGRVEEIICGLIKGGAAKLQIITDFDMTLSRFSYNGKRCPTCHNIIDNSKLITEECRKKLLQLKETYYAIEIDPALTIEEKYPYMVEWYNKSHALLIEQGLQKDKFAEIVRESDVMLKEGYENFFDKLSEHNIPVFIFSAGIGDILEEVIHQAGVYHSNVKVVSNFMDFDENGILKGFKGELIHVYNKHDGALKNTEYFKQLKDNSNIILLGDSQGDLSMADGVANVEHILKIGYLNDKVDELLEKYMDSYDIVLVKDESLEVANSILQKIL comes from the exons ATGCAAGCCCTGCGTCTCTGGACTCTGCTTGCCACCTATGCTGTTGCAGTAGGACAAAATCAAGGACAGAAGAATCAGGAGTGCCCTAAGCTCAACGCACAG ATGCCAGAATTTCAGAAGAAGACTGTCCATATTAAGGACCCAGGGAGAGTAGAAGAGATTATTTGTGGCCTCATCAAAGGTGGAGCTGCCAAACTTCAG ATTATTACAGATTTTGATATGACATTAAGTAGATTTTCCTACAACGGAAAAAGATGTCCAACTTGTCATa ACATCATTGATAACTCTAAGCTCATCACAGAGGAATGTCGGAAAAAG ttatTGCAGCTGAAAGAAACCTATTATGCTATTGAAATTGATCCAGCTCTCACTATTGAAGAAAAATATCCATATATGGTAGAATG GTACAATAAATCTCATGCCCTACTCATTGAACAAGGCTTACAAAAGGATAAGTTTGCAGAAATTGTGAGGGAATCTGATGTTATGCTGAA AGAAGGATATGAGAACTTCTTTGATAAGCTCAGTGAACATAATATTCCCGTGTTCATATTTTCTGCTGGGATTGGGGACATTCTTGAGGAAGTTATCCACCAGGCTGGAGTCTACCATTCTAATGTCAAAGTGGTTTCCAATTTCATGGATTTTGATGAAAAT GGAATATTAAAAGGATTTAAAGGAGAATTGATTCATGTTTACAACAAACATGATGGTGCCTTGAAGAATACAGAGTACTTCAAACAACTAAAAGACAACAGTAATATCATACTGCTGGGTGACTCCCAAGGAGACTTGAGTATGGCAGATGGAGTTGCAAATGTTGAACACATTCTTAAGATCGGCTATCTCAATGACAAA GTAGACGAGCTTTTGGAAAAATATATGGACTCTTACGATATTGTCTTGGTGAAAGATGAATCCCTGGAAGTTGCCAACTCCATCCTACAGAAAATCCTGTAA